A genome region from Constrictibacter sp. MBR-5 includes the following:
- a CDS encoding Bax inhibitor-1/YccA family protein — protein sequence MAIEQRGAYGGARTIDRAAVDVGLRKYMLGVYNYMASGVFLTGVVAMLVASSPTMLQLIFGTPLKWVVILSPLAFVLAMNFGLQRFSATAIQAMFWGLCVAYGLSFASIFLVFTGESIARVFFISAGAFAALSLYGYTTKRDLSPIGSFLIMGMFGLIIATVVNMFIGSDAMQFAISVIGVLIFAGLTAYDTQMIKEMYVEDEESDVRTKKSVMGAMALYISFIAMFMYLLQIFGNRN from the coding sequence ATGGCAATCGAACAGAGGGGAGCCTATGGCGGCGCGCGGACGATAGATCGCGCTGCCGTCGACGTCGGCCTCCGCAAGTACATGCTCGGCGTCTACAATTACATGGCGTCGGGCGTCTTTCTCACGGGTGTCGTCGCCATGCTCGTCGCGTCGTCGCCGACGATGCTGCAGCTGATCTTCGGCACGCCGCTGAAGTGGGTCGTGATCCTGTCGCCGCTCGCCTTCGTGCTGGCGATGAACTTCGGGCTGCAGCGCTTCAGCGCGACCGCCATCCAGGCGATGTTCTGGGGCCTTTGCGTCGCCTACGGCCTGTCGTTCGCCAGCATCTTCCTGGTGTTCACGGGCGAGAGCATCGCGCGGGTGTTCTTCATCAGCGCCGGCGCCTTCGCGGCACTCAGCCTCTACGGCTACACCACGAAGCGCGACCTCTCGCCGATCGGCTCGTTCCTGATCATGGGCATGTTCGGACTGATCATCGCCACCGTGGTCAACATGTTCATCGGCAGCGACGCGATGCAGTTCGCGATCTCCGTCATCGGCGTGCTGATCTTCGCGGGCCTGACGGCCTACGACACGCAGATGATCAAGGAAATGTACGTCGAGGACGAAGAGAGCGACGTGCGCACGAAGAAGTCGGTGATGGGCGCGATGGCGCTCTACATCTCCTTCATCGCGATGTTCATGTACCTGCTGCAGATCTTCGGCAACCGCAACTGA
- a CDS encoding efflux RND transporter periplasmic adaptor subunit, translating to MRVGLALVVALLVAGGAYWYAFERPAGASTSDRPAAAAPAPKAESPRATVVEVARVERGDVVRSIGSVGTLQSNESVVIRPEIVGRIASINFKEGDRVQKGKLLLSLDDSVYQAELAEAESRVQLARRNSERASELFDRRVGTARTRDEALAALSSGQAAVALAKARIDKTRITAPFEGVLGLRQVSVGDYVNPGQDIVNLEDIDPIKVDFRVPEPSLRDVREGQQIEVALDAYPGEAFPGEVFAIDPRIDVEGRAVVLRARLNNPDGRLRPGLFARVNLMVERTADALLVPEQAIVPVEGGNVVFRVVDGKAVRTAVELGQRRMGQVQVTKGLGLGDTVIVAGQMKVRDGSAVTVRRLGEAGS from the coding sequence ATGAGGGTCGGGCTGGCGCTGGTGGTCGCGCTGCTCGTCGCGGGCGGGGCCTACTGGTATGCGTTCGAGCGTCCGGCCGGTGCCAGTACATCTGACCGTCCGGCTGCCGCTGCGCCTGCGCCGAAGGCGGAGTCGCCGCGTGCCACGGTCGTCGAGGTGGCGCGGGTCGAGCGGGGCGACGTCGTGCGCAGCATCGGCTCCGTCGGCACGCTCCAGTCGAACGAGTCCGTCGTCATCCGGCCGGAGATCGTCGGCCGCATCGCTTCGATCAATTTCAAGGAAGGCGACCGGGTTCAGAAGGGCAAGCTCCTGCTCAGCCTCGATGATTCGGTCTATCAGGCCGAGCTGGCCGAGGCCGAGTCGCGCGTCCAGCTGGCGCGCCGCAACAGCGAGCGCGCCTCCGAGCTGTTCGACCGCCGCGTCGGCACCGCCCGCACCCGGGACGAGGCGCTGGCCGCGCTGAGTTCGGGGCAGGCGGCCGTCGCCCTGGCCAAGGCACGCATCGACAAGACGCGGATCACCGCCCCGTTCGAGGGCGTGCTCGGCCTGCGGCAGGTCAGCGTCGGCGACTATGTGAATCCCGGACAGGACATCGTGAACCTGGAGGACATCGACCCGATAAAGGTCGACTTCCGCGTTCCGGAACCGTCCCTGCGCGACGTTCGCGAAGGGCAGCAGATCGAGGTCGCGCTCGACGCCTATCCGGGGGAGGCGTTTCCCGGCGAGGTGTTCGCCATCGATCCGCGCATCGACGTGGAGGGGCGGGCGGTCGTGCTTCGGGCGCGGCTGAACAATCCCGACGGCAGGCTCCGGCCGGGTCTCTTCGCCCGCGTGAACCTGATGGTCGAGCGCACGGCCGACGCCCTGCTGGTGCCCGAGCAGGCGATCGTGCCGGTCGAGGGCGGCAACGTCGTCTTCCGCGTCGTGGACGGGAAGGCCGTCCGCACCGCGGTCGAACTGGGCCAGCGGCGTATGGGGCAGGTACAAGTCACGAAGGGGCTCGGCCTCGGCGACACCGTCATCGTCGCCGGCCAGATGAAGGTGCGCGACGGCAGTGCGGTGACCGTCCGCCGCCTTGGAGAGGCGGGCTCCTGA
- a CDS encoding DUF2497 domain-containing protein: protein MSQAKAAAQSEPSMEEILASIRRIISEEGTDAAPEGEAAGAGAASADAADPADDVLELTEVVEEPPPPPAPKKPAPAPAPAAASQDDIDAIMNGMFDEPAAPEAEPEAEPADEPEPEAAFEPEPAPEPEPEPVAAAPEPTRPVLRAVESTPAMPDMERIVSDAAAGAASAAFAGLAGVRRSHPDGWPIGMGHTVEDLVRELMRPMLKEWLDANLPGIVDRLVRQEIERIARNVDAA, encoded by the coding sequence ATGAGCCAAGCGAAGGCGGCAGCCCAGTCAGAGCCGAGCATGGAGGAGATTCTCGCCTCCATCCGGCGGATCATCTCCGAAGAGGGCACCGATGCCGCCCCGGAGGGTGAGGCTGCCGGCGCCGGTGCCGCTTCGGCCGACGCCGCCGATCCGGCCGACGACGTCCTGGAACTGACCGAGGTCGTAGAGGAGCCGCCGCCCCCACCGGCGCCGAAGAAACCCGCTCCCGCACCGGCGCCCGCCGCGGCGTCGCAGGACGACATCGACGCCATCATGAACGGCATGTTCGACGAGCCGGCGGCGCCAGAAGCCGAGCCCGAAGCCGAGCCCGCCGACGAACCGGAACCCGAAGCCGCCTTCGAGCCGGAACCCGCGCCGGAGCCGGAGCCCGAACCCGTCGCCGCCGCGCCCGAGCCGACGCGTCCCGTGTTGCGCGCCGTCGAGAGCACGCCGGCGATGCCCGACATGGAGCGCATCGTCTCCGACGCCGCCGCCGGTGCCGCCTCCGCGGCCTTCGCCGGTCTCGCCGGCGTGCGCCGCAGCCATCCCGACGGCTGGCCGATCGGCATGGGCCACACGGTCGAAGACCTGGTGCGCGAACTGATGCGTCCCATGCTGAAGGAATGGCTCGACGCCAACCTGCCCGGCATCGTCGACCGCCTGGTCCGCCAGGAGATCGAGCGCATCGCCCGCAACGTCGACGCTGCCTGA
- a CDS encoding efflux RND transporter permease subunit: MVISDISIKRPVFATVLSLILVLVGIVSYNSLSVREYPKIDPPIVSVTTKYPGASPEIIESQVTQILEESLAGIEGIELMTSISRQEQSQISIRFLLDRDPDDAASDVRDRTGRVRGRLPDEIDEPIIQKTEADAQPTIYISFFSDRFSQLEISDFADRYVKEALQTLPGVAEVRIFGERRYSMRIWLDPERMAAYRLTTQDVEAALRAQNVEIPSGRVESQNREFSVLSESDLRTPAQFNDMILRQADGYLVRLQDVGRAELGAVDERRINRFNRRTSITVGVVKQSTANPLEISDLVQRELPNVLAALPEGMEAAVAYDRALFIKTSIENVYHTIAEAVVLVILIIFLFLRSLRATLIPLVTIPVSLIGSCAIMLALGFSINTLTLLALVLAIGLVVDDAIVMLENIYRHVEEGMSPVRAAFQGSREIAFAVIGMTLTLAAVYAPIGFITGTTGKLFTEFAWTLAGSVLISGFVALTLSPMMCSVLLRHQTTHGWFYNAVENVLEGMRRGYRRLLWSALRARWLVLGVGIAVAGFAVLVFGQLKSELAPIEDQGTIAVLGTAPEGATLQYTDTYARQIEDILGSVPEIERSLVISGSPTVQNLISFNRLALWDDRDRKQQEITASLAPKMSQVAGLRAFATNPAPLGQSIRSRPVEMVIQTSQSYRDLETMVEEILRRASQNARLLNLDTDLKLNSPQIRVAIDREKAADLGIPVATVGRTLETMLGSRQVTRFKREGKQYDVILQLADVDRRNPQDLARIHVRAAGGQMVPLSNLVRIEEGIAPRELNHFDQRRSATISANLADGYALGEALGFLEGIARDVLPATAAIDYNGQSREFKQASSSLVFVFALALVFIYLVLAAQFESFRDPLTIMLTVPLSMAGALAALWWFGGTLNIYSQVGLVTLIGLITKHGILIVEFANQIRASGREMYEAVVEAASLRLRPILMTTGAMVLGALPLAIATGAGAESRSQIGIVIVGGLLVGTFFTLFVIPAAYTLIASRTVRADVHGDHAGHDHSGHAGQAHDAPHPRPAE, from the coding sequence ATGGTCATCTCCGACATCTCGATTAAGCGGCCGGTCTTCGCGACGGTTCTCAGCCTGATCCTGGTGCTCGTCGGCATCGTCTCCTACAACAGCCTGTCGGTCCGGGAATATCCGAAGATCGATCCGCCCATCGTCAGCGTCACGACGAAGTATCCGGGCGCCAGTCCCGAGATCATCGAGAGCCAAGTCACCCAGATTCTGGAAGAATCGCTCGCCGGCATCGAAGGCATCGAGCTGATGACTTCGATCAGCCGCCAGGAGCAGAGCCAGATCTCGATCCGCTTCCTGCTCGATCGCGATCCCGACGACGCGGCCAGCGACGTGCGCGACCGCACGGGCCGGGTACGCGGGCGGCTGCCGGACGAGATCGACGAGCCGATCATCCAGAAGACCGAGGCCGACGCCCAGCCGACGATCTACATCTCCTTCTTCAGCGACCGCTTCTCCCAGCTCGAGATCAGCGACTTCGCCGACCGCTATGTGAAGGAGGCCCTGCAGACACTGCCGGGCGTCGCCGAGGTCCGCATCTTCGGCGAGCGGCGCTACTCGATGCGCATCTGGCTCGATCCTGAGCGGATGGCGGCCTACCGGCTCACGACCCAGGACGTCGAGGCGGCGCTGCGTGCGCAGAACGTCGAGATCCCCTCCGGCCGCGTCGAGAGCCAGAACCGCGAATTCTCGGTGCTCTCCGAATCCGACCTGCGCACGCCGGCGCAGTTCAACGACATGATCCTGCGTCAGGCGGACGGCTATCTCGTCCGGCTGCAGGATGTCGGCCGGGCCGAACTCGGCGCAGTGGACGAGCGCCGCATCAACCGTTTCAATCGCCGTACCTCGATCACGGTGGGGGTCGTCAAGCAGTCGACGGCGAACCCGCTGGAGATATCGGATCTGGTCCAGCGGGAGCTGCCCAACGTCCTCGCGGCGCTGCCGGAGGGCATGGAGGCGGCGGTCGCCTACGACCGGGCGCTGTTCATCAAGACGTCGATCGAGAACGTCTACCACACGATCGCCGAGGCGGTCGTCCTGGTCATTCTGATCATCTTCCTGTTCCTGCGCTCGTTGCGCGCGACGCTGATTCCGCTGGTCACCATCCCGGTGTCGCTGATCGGCAGCTGCGCGATCATGCTGGCGCTCGGATTCAGCATCAACACGCTCACCCTGCTGGCGCTCGTGCTGGCGATCGGTCTCGTCGTCGACGATGCCATCGTCATGCTGGAGAACATCTACCGCCATGTGGAGGAGGGGATGTCGCCCGTGCGGGCGGCGTTCCAGGGCAGCCGCGAGATCGCCTTCGCGGTGATCGGCATGACGCTGACCCTGGCCGCGGTCTACGCGCCGATCGGCTTCATCACCGGCACCACCGGCAAGCTCTTCACGGAGTTTGCCTGGACCCTGGCGGGCAGCGTGCTGATCTCGGGCTTCGTCGCCCTGACCCTGTCGCCGATGATGTGCTCGGTGCTGCTCCGCCACCAGACGACGCACGGCTGGTTCTACAATGCCGTCGAGAACGTGCTGGAGGGGATGCGCAGGGGCTACCGGCGCCTGCTCTGGTCGGCGCTGCGGGCGCGGTGGCTCGTACTCGGCGTCGGCATCGCCGTGGCCGGGTTCGCGGTGCTGGTCTTCGGCCAGTTGAAGTCCGAGCTCGCGCCGATCGAGGACCAGGGCACCATCGCCGTGCTGGGCACCGCGCCGGAGGGCGCGACGCTGCAGTACACGGACACCTATGCCCGGCAGATCGAGGATATTCTGGGCTCCGTCCCGGAGATCGAGCGTTCCCTGGTGATCTCCGGTTCGCCCACCGTGCAGAACCTCATCAGCTTCAACCGCCTCGCCCTGTGGGACGACCGCGACCGCAAGCAGCAGGAGATCACCGCGTCGCTGGCGCCGAAGATGTCCCAGGTGGCGGGCCTGCGCGCCTTCGCCACCAATCCGGCGCCGCTCGGGCAGAGCATCCGGTCGCGGCCGGTCGAGATGGTCATCCAGACCAGCCAGTCCTATCGCGACCTGGAGACGATGGTCGAGGAGATCCTGCGGCGCGCCTCGCAGAACGCGCGTCTGCTGAACCTCGACACCGACCTGAAGCTGAACAGTCCGCAGATCCGCGTCGCCATCGACCGCGAGAAGGCCGCCGACCTCGGCATCCCCGTCGCGACCGTCGGCCGCACGCTGGAGACCATGCTGGGCAGCCGGCAGGTCACCCGCTTCAAGCGCGAGGGCAAGCAGTACGACGTGATCCTGCAGCTCGCCGACGTCGACCGGCGCAATCCCCAGGACCTGGCGCGCATCCACGTGCGCGCCGCGGGCGGCCAGATGGTGCCGCTGTCCAACCTCGTGCGCATCGAGGAGGGCATCGCGCCGCGCGAGCTGAACCATTTCGACCAGCGGCGTTCGGCGACGATCAGCGCCAACCTGGCCGACGGCTACGCGCTCGGCGAGGCGCTCGGCTTCCTCGAGGGGATCGCCCGCGACGTCCTGCCGGCGACGGCGGCGATCGACTACAACGGCCAGTCGCGCGAGTTCAAGCAGGCGAGTTCGAGCCTGGTCTTCGTGTTCGCGCTGGCGCTCGTCTTCATCTATCTGGTGCTCGCCGCCCAGTTCGAGAGTTTCCGGGACCCGCTCACCATCATGCTGACCGTGCCGCTCTCGATGGCGGGGGCGCTGGCGGCGCTCTGGTGGTTCGGCGGCACCCTCAACATCTACAGCCAGGTCGGGCTCGTCACGCTGATCGGGCTGATCACCAAGCACGGCATCCTGATCGTCGAGTTCGCCAACCAGATCCGCGCCTCGGGCCGCGAGATGTACGAGGCGGTGGTCGAGGCGGCGTCGCTGCGCCTGCGTCCCATCCTGATGACCACGGGTGCGATGGTGCTCGGCGCCCTGCCGCTCGCCATCGCGACCGGCGCCGGCGCCGAATCGCGCAGTCAGATCGGCATCGTCATCGTCGGCGGGCTGCTGGTCGGGACCTTCTTCACGCTCTTCGTCATCCCCGCCGCCTATACGCTGATCGCCAGCCGCACCGTTCGTGCCGACGTGCACGGCGACCATGCGGGCCACGATCATTCGGGGCATGCGGGGCAGGCGCATGACGCGCCGCACCCGCGGCCGGCCGAGTAG
- a CDS encoding CreA family protein, with translation MRKWTIAAAALLAAGIPAAAEEVGSVSTVFKLLGPNHKIVIEAFDDPKVEGVACHIARSKTGGISGALGLAEDTSDASIACRQAGPVRFVGEMEDGEQVFSERRSILFKKLQVVRFYDETRNTLVYLSYSDRLVEGSPQNSISTVPVIAWPTQGAPRPE, from the coding sequence ATGCGCAAATGGACGATCGCGGCCGCAGCGCTGCTGGCGGCGGGCATCCCGGCGGCGGCCGAGGAGGTCGGCAGCGTCAGCACGGTGTTCAAGCTGCTGGGCCCCAACCACAAGATCGTCATCGAGGCCTTCGACGATCCGAAGGTGGAAGGGGTCGCCTGTCACATCGCGCGCTCGAAGACCGGCGGCATCAGCGGCGCGCTCGGCCTCGCCGAGGACACCTCGGACGCCTCGATCGCCTGCCGGCAGGCCGGTCCGGTCAGGTTCGTGGGCGAGATGGAGGACGGCGAGCAAGTGTTCAGCGAGCGCCGTTCGATCCTGTTCAAGAAGCTGCAGGTCGTGCGCTTCTACGACGAGACGCGCAACACGCTGGTCTACCTCTCCTACAGCGACCGGCTGGTGGAGGGGTCGCCGCAGAACTCGATCTCGACGGTGCCGGTCATCGCGTGGCCGACGCAGGGGGCGCCCCGCCCCGAGTAG
- a CDS encoding protein-L-isoaspartate O-methyltransferase, producing MTDYAAARLNMVESQIRANNVTDPPVVDAFMSVPREMFVPKTMRGVAYVDEDLSLGDGRYLIEPMVLARLVQLGQVGPEDLVLDVGSATGYSTAVLARLAAAVVGVEADEQMVQAATANLGQLGIDNAVFVRGPLEAGYAKQAPYNVIIFQGAIDEVPPAIADQLAEGGRLVAVVRQPRGMGLGTLFMREHGTLSGRAAFDAATPLLPGFARKPAFVF from the coding sequence ATGACCGACTACGCCGCGGCACGGCTCAACATGGTCGAGAGCCAGATCCGCGCCAACAATGTGACCGACCCGCCCGTGGTCGATGCCTTCATGTCCGTTCCGCGCGAGATGTTCGTGCCGAAGACGATGCGGGGCGTGGCCTATGTCGACGAGGATCTCTCCCTCGGCGACGGGCGCTACCTGATCGAGCCGATGGTCCTGGCGCGTCTCGTCCAGCTCGGGCAGGTGGGGCCGGAGGATCTGGTCCTCGACGTCGGCTCCGCCACCGGCTACTCGACCGCCGTCCTGGCGCGGCTCGCGGCCGCCGTCGTCGGCGTGGAGGCCGACGAGCAGATGGTCCAGGCAGCGACCGCGAATCTCGGCCAGCTCGGCATCGACAATGCGGTCTTCGTGCGCGGGCCGCTCGAAGCCGGCTACGCCAAGCAGGCGCCGTACAACGTGATCATCTTCCAGGGCGCCATCGACGAGGTGCCGCCGGCGATCGCCGACCAGCTCGCCGAGGGCGGACGCCTCGTCGCCGTGGTGCGCCAGCCGCGCGGCATGGGTCTCGGTACGCTGTTCATGCGCGAGCACGGCACGCTGTCCGGCCGTGCGGCCTTCGATGCGGCGACGCCGCTGCTGCCCGGCTTCGCCCGCAAGCCGGCCTTCGTGTTCTAG
- a CDS encoding valine--tRNA ligase, translating into MSDAPNKLDKTYSPQEIEARQYDRWERSGAFASDVGSNAVPYTVMMPPPNVTGSLHMGHALNHTIQDILVRWERMRGRDALWQPGTDHAGIATQMVVERQLGEQGKSRKDLGREAFVARVWEWKAESGGMITRQLRRLGDSTDWSRERFTMDEGLSAAVLKVFVELYRQGLIYKDKRLVNWDLKLETAISDLEVQPRETKGNLWYFRYPVEGEAGRFITVATTRPETMLGDTAVAVHPEDPRYIDLVGRFCVLPLVGRRIAIVADEYADPAQGSGAVKITPAHDFNDFEVGRRHGLEMISVIDLQGRINENAPEKYRGLDRFEARKLVVADMEAAELLEKVEPHTHMVPFGDRGGVPIEPLLTEQWYADAATLAKPAIEAVETGRTRFVPEAATKTYYDWMRNIQPWCISRQLWWGHRIPAWYGPDGEIFVAYDDAEAAALAEKHYGKAVPLERDPDVLDTWFSSALWPFSTLGWPEDRPEVARYYPGDVLVTGWDILFFWVARMMMMGIHFMGEVPFRTVYLHGLVRDQHGQKMSKSKGNVMDPLDLIEKYGADALRFMFASASAVGGRDVKVSDARVEGYRNFATKLWNAARFCEMNGCAPKPGFEPLFVKQTVNRWIVGKTAETGRQVDAALGEYRFNEAAAALYQFTWGTFCDWYIEFAKPVLLGDDAAAKAETQATAAWTLGRILVLLHPFMPFVTEELAEKLGYGHPHGLIRAAWPEWDDALVDAGAAAEMDWVIRFVSEIRGVRSEMNVPPGAKIEALLQGASGETLRRLDTNRDLVSRLARLETVAPLAGDPPKGAVQVVVDECTIVLPLAGVIDIAAERARLEREIGKIDGEIRKIDGKLGNEAFVAKAPREVVEEQQERREDFTATRERLQAALARLLTGDD; encoded by the coding sequence ATGTCCGACGCGCCGAACAAGCTAGACAAGACGTACAGCCCGCAGGAGATCGAAGCCCGCCAGTACGACCGGTGGGAGCGCTCCGGCGCCTTCGCGTCGGACGTGGGCTCGAACGCCGTCCCCTACACCGTCATGATGCCGCCGCCGAACGTCACCGGCAGCCTGCACATGGGCCACGCGCTCAACCATACGATCCAGGACATCCTCGTCCGCTGGGAGCGCATGCGCGGCCGCGACGCGCTCTGGCAGCCGGGCACCGACCATGCCGGCATCGCCACCCAGATGGTCGTCGAGCGCCAGCTCGGCGAGCAGGGCAAGTCGCGCAAGGATCTCGGCCGCGAGGCCTTCGTCGCGCGCGTCTGGGAGTGGAAGGCCGAGTCGGGCGGCATGATCACCCGCCAGCTGCGCCGCCTGGGCGATTCGACTGACTGGTCGCGCGAGCGCTTCACCATGGACGAGGGCCTGTCCGCCGCCGTTCTGAAGGTGTTCGTCGAACTCTACCGCCAGGGCCTGATCTACAAGGACAAGCGCCTCGTCAACTGGGACCTGAAGCTGGAGACGGCGATCTCCGACCTGGAGGTCCAGCCGCGCGAGACCAAGGGCAACCTGTGGTACTTCCGCTATCCGGTCGAGGGCGAGGCTGGCCGCTTCATCACCGTGGCGACCACCCGGCCGGAGACGATGCTGGGCGATACCGCCGTCGCCGTGCATCCCGAGGACCCGCGCTACATCGACCTCGTCGGCAGGTTCTGCGTCCTGCCGCTGGTCGGCCGCCGCATCGCCATCGTGGCCGACGAATACGCCGACCCGGCCCAGGGCTCGGGTGCCGTGAAAATCACCCCCGCCCACGACTTCAACGACTTCGAGGTCGGCCGCCGGCACGGGCTGGAGATGATCAGCGTCATCGACCTCCAGGGCCGCATCAACGAGAACGCGCCGGAGAAATATCGCGGCCTCGACCGGTTCGAGGCGCGCAAGCTGGTGGTCGCCGACATGGAAGCGGCCGAACTGCTGGAGAAGGTCGAGCCGCACACGCACATGGTGCCGTTCGGCGACCGCGGCGGCGTGCCGATCGAGCCGCTGCTGACCGAGCAGTGGTACGCCGACGCCGCGACCCTGGCGAAGCCGGCGATCGAGGCGGTGGAGACCGGCCGCACGCGCTTCGTGCCCGAGGCGGCGACCAAGACCTATTACGACTGGATGCGCAACATCCAGCCCTGGTGCATCTCGCGCCAGCTCTGGTGGGGGCATCGCATCCCCGCCTGGTACGGTCCAGACGGCGAGATCTTCGTCGCCTACGACGACGCCGAGGCCGCGGCCCTCGCCGAGAAGCACTACGGCAAGGCCGTGCCGCTGGAGCGCGACCCCGACGTGCTCGACACCTGGTTCTCCTCGGCGCTCTGGCCGTTCTCGACCCTCGGCTGGCCCGAGGATCGTCCCGAGGTCGCGCGCTACTATCCCGGCGACGTGCTCGTCACCGGCTGGGACATCCTGTTCTTCTGGGTCGCCCGCATGATGATGATGGGCATCCACTTCATGGGCGAGGTGCCGTTCCGCACCGTCTATCTGCACGGTCTGGTGCGCGACCAGCACGGCCAGAAGATGTCGAAGTCGAAGGGGAACGTCATGGACCCCCTCGACCTGATCGAGAAGTACGGCGCCGACGCGCTACGCTTCATGTTCGCTTCGGCGTCGGCCGTCGGCGGCCGCGACGTGAAGGTCTCCGACGCCCGCGTCGAAGGCTATCGCAACTTCGCCACCAAGCTCTGGAATGCCGCCCGCTTCTGCGAGATGAACGGCTGCGCGCCAAAGCCGGGCTTCGAGCCGCTGTTCGTCAAGCAGACGGTCAACCGCTGGATCGTCGGCAAGACGGCCGAGACTGGCCGCCAGGTCGATGCCGCCCTCGGCGAGTACCGCTTCAACGAGGCCGCCGCCGCCCTCTACCAGTTCACCTGGGGCACCTTCTGCGACTGGTACATCGAGTTCGCCAAGCCCGTCCTGCTCGGCGACGACGCGGCGGCCAAGGCGGAAACCCAGGCGACCGCGGCCTGGACGCTCGGCCGCATCCTCGTCCTGCTGCACCCCTTCATGCCCTTCGTCACCGAGGAACTGGCCGAGAAGCTCGGCTACGGCCATCCGCATGGCCTGATCCGCGCCGCGTGGCCGGAATGGGACGACGCGCTGGTCGACGCCGGTGCCGCGGCGGAAATGGACTGGGTCATCCGCTTCGTCAGCGAAATCCGCGGCGTGCGCTCGGAAATGAACGTGCCGCCGGGTGCGAAGATCGAGGCGCTGCTCCAGGGCGCCTCCGGCGAAACCCTGCGCCGCCTCGACACCAACCGCGACCTCGTCTCGCGCCTCGCGCGTCTCGAAACCGTGGCGCCGCTCGCCGGCGATCCGCCCAAGGGTGCGGTGCAGGTCGTGGTCGACGAATGCACGATCGTTCTGCCGCTCGCCGGCGTCATCGACATCGCCGCGGAACGTGCCCGCCTGGAGCGCGAGATCGGCAAGATCGACGGGGAGATCCGCAAGATCGACGGCAAACTCGGCAACGAGGCCTTCGTCGCCAAGGCGCCGCGCGAGGTGGTCGAGGAACAGCAGGAGCGCCGCGAAGACTTCACCGCCACCCGCGAACGGCTCCAGGCCGCGCTGGCGCGGTTGCTGACGGGCGACGATTGA
- a CDS encoding TolC family outer membrane protein, with protein sequence MQQARSGSLKRLRSMGVASAIAIAAFAAMPAHADNLVEAWVRAYQSNPTIDAQRAALRAADERVSQALSGWRPFVTGSGSAGIADVDSNLGTTSTDSQLYPSRVALSLQQPVYRGGRTVAGTDRAESDVQAQRAQLLDTEQQVFLDVGTAYMNVLRDQAVVELNENNVRVLDRQYDATNDRFSVGEVTRTDVALAQAATARARADLTRAQGNLEVSRANYERLVGDLPGRLEQPPAILDVPRTKAAALEAAQADNPTVLAATFSEQAALANVRLVEGELLPTVNLTASLSRDWDSQARDSRIDQGRIAGELTVPLYQGGGVAARVREAKQLAGQQRTRAEEARRAVVEAATQAWESLESARARIRSLEAEIEASKIALEGTQQEALVGTRTVLDVLDAEQSLLDARVNLVSSQRDLAVAAFQLASASGRLTAERLRLPIAYYDPTEYHEAARNKWWGTTPPPATPTR encoded by the coding sequence ATGCAGCAGGCTCGGAGCGGCAGTCTGAAGCGCCTGCGGAGCATGGGCGTCGCCTCCGCGATCGCCATCGCCGCTTTCGCGGCGATGCCCGCCCACGCCGACAACCTGGTCGAGGCGTGGGTGCGGGCCTACCAGTCGAACCCGACCATCGATGCGCAGCGCGCCGCCCTGCGCGCCGCCGACGAGCGCGTCAGCCAGGCGCTCTCCGGCTGGCGGCCCTTCGTCACGGGCAGCGGCTCGGCCGGGATCGCCGACGTCGACAGCAATCTCGGCACGACCAGTACCGACAGCCAGCTCTACCCGTCGCGCGTGGCGCTCAGCCTTCAGCAGCCGGTCTATCGCGGCGGCCGTACCGTCGCCGGCACCGACCGCGCCGAGAGCGATGTCCAGGCACAGCGCGCCCAGCTGCTCGACACCGAGCAGCAAGTCTTCCTGGACGTCGGCACGGCCTACATGAACGTGCTGCGCGACCAGGCGGTCGTCGAGCTGAACGAGAACAACGTCCGGGTGCTCGACCGCCAGTACGACGCGACGAACGACCGTTTCTCGGTCGGCGAGGTGACCCGCACCGACGTGGCGCTCGCCCAGGCGGCGACCGCGCGCGCCCGTGCCGACCTGACCCGCGCCCAGGGCAACCTGGAGGTTAGCCGCGCGAACTACGAGCGGCTCGTCGGCGATCTGCCGGGCCGGCTGGAGCAGCCGCCGGCGATCCTCGACGTTCCCCGCACGAAGGCCGCCGCACTCGAGGCCGCCCAGGCCGACAATCCGACCGTGCTCGCCGCGACCTTCTCCGAACAGGCGGCGCTGGCGAACGTCCGCCTCGTCGAGGGTGAACTGCTGCCGACGGTGAACCTGACGGCATCCTTGTCCCGCGACTGGGATTCCCAGGCGCGCGACAGCCGTATCGACCAGGGCAGGATCGCCGGCGAGCTGACGGTGCCGCTCTACCAGGGCGGCGGCGTGGCGGCGCGTGTCCGCGAGGCCAAGCAGCTCGCCGGCCAGCAGCGGACCCGTGCCGAGGAGGCGCGCCGCGCGGTCGTCGAGGCCGCGACCCAGGCCTGGGAGAGCCTGGAGAGTGCCCGCGCCCGGATCCGCTCGCTCGAGGCCGAGATCGAGGCCTCGAAGATCGCCCTCGAAGGCACGCAGCAGGAGGCGCTGGTCGGAACCCGCACCGTCCTCGACGTGTTGGACGCCGAGCAGTCGCTGCTCGACGCGCGCGTCAACCTGGTGAGCTCGCAGCGCGATCTGGCGGTGGCCGCTTTCCAGCTGGCGTCGGCGAGCGGCCGGCTGACGGCAGAAAGACTTCGTTTACCAATCGCGTACTACGATCCTACCGAATATCACGAGGCGGCGCGCAACAAGTGGTGGGGAACCACACCGCCACCTGCCACTCCGACGCGCTGA